The Cryptomeria japonica chromosome 2, Sugi_1.0, whole genome shotgun sequence region TCCTAAATATTGTAGATAATGAATGTTTatccttgtaattttttatttatttttcgttttgtcataaaatattttttgttagCATATTATAGGATATATGAACATATATTATTTTAGTTACTTATGtccatttatttttttaattaacctTATAAACTACTTAAATAAATTTATCTAAGAATTAAAATAAGAAAATATGGTTACCACTTAACCAATTCCCAAACAATTTCTTAGACATCACTTGCTTTCAAATATAAGCAAAGTGACCAGAAAAAAATGTGTCACTCTTCTATCTCTTATTAGTTCACTCTGGCATTCTAGATCATTTTCTTAAATTAGGAGATTAGGTTTATGATTATATGTATAAACTAGAGAACAATATAATCAATTTATCAATTCTTAAAATAATCTAACAAAGGCTCTAATTAAATGTACACATCAATTTTTTACAATATTTCTACCTTGAATTTCAATGGAATACCTttgatatttaattttttctttttattctaaTATCAGCCTTAAATCATTATCTTAGGTCAGAATCACTCACTGCAATTAAATTCAATGTCAATAAACGATGAATGAGTGTTTATATTTCAAGTCAAATTTATTTAAATACCATACCGTAAGATTCTACCAActgcatgaatttttttttatatccaATATCACATTGTTACATGATGATTGCACGGCACATTCACTATTCCTGCTAGAGAATAGTAGTGTCGGTTTATTAATGAATTTAATTCCTAATCACGAGAGTTTCTACCTTCTATTGGAAATGAATATGGAAATATAAGAAAGAGATATAAATCAAGTGTGACTGAGTGGGGGAATGCTCTGAGCATTCTTGAAAATATTGTTGGGATCGAATTTAGTCTTGACATGCACCAGCCTGAAGAAATTCACACCAAAATACTTTTCGCCCCACGACTTTGCTTGTTGTACGGTGGAGGTTCCATTAGCAGATGCATGGCCCAAGTCAAGGTCTATGTAGTTGACGTAAGCACCTCTGGGAGATTTTGAAACATAATGAGTCATGTATTCGTACAACTTTCGCATCCAAGCCACAGACTCTGCATCTTCGGAAGCGTCGTCCCAGTTGAGTACGTACTGAATTTCATATAAATACCCTGCTCGATGGGGGAAGGGAATCCGAGTAGATGGTATCCTATTCATTACGCCTCCAAAGGGAGCCAATATCATTTGGCTGTCGGGCTTCTGTTCCATAATCTTCCATGCTCCCTGTAGGCCTGATGAAGAGATGGCGCTCTTCACATAATCGGACTTATTCTTGAAGTACCTTTTGGTGGCAAGATATCTGTTGAGGAGGTCGGCAGAATATCCGTTGGCCACAGCAGTCGAGATGACCGAGCCGATCCAGTCTGTCTCGTTACAATCGGCGGCGACCAGACCCATCTCAGGAAAGATCTCATTCACAAGTTTGAGGAGTTGTGGTAGAGAACCCAAATACATTCCATTGAAGGTAAGGCTAACAGGACTGCCTCCGAACACAAAGACACGGATATAGAGATCCTCGGGGGCAAACGGTTCAACAGATTGCCATCGTTCTACAAGCTCTGTCACGTTATCGTTTCCCGTCCTGTTGACATTAAACACAGTGATTACGGGAGGCACTTTGACAAGCCTTATCTGCCTCGCCACAACCACACCCTAGCTCCCTCCACCGCCGCCTCGGAGGGCCCAGAACACATCTTCTCCCATCCCCTTTCTGTCCACCAATATGCCATTGGCGTCCACAAGCAGGGCATCTATAACGTGGTCTGCCGAGACGCCATATTTCCTTGCGAGTAACCCAAGCCCACCTCCACTCAAAGTCCCGCCCACGCCTACTGTCGGGCAGACTCCCGCAGGGAAACCGTAGAGCGAAGTCTTGTTTGCAATGGCGGAGTAGAGTTGGCCTAAAGTTGCACCGGACTCCACCCAAGCCGTCTTGGATTTCATATTCACCTCAACTCTTTCCAATTTCATTACATCGATGATGACGAAATTGGGAGCCTGAGAAGTGGAGGAAAGACCCTCATAGCTGTGCCCTCCACTGAGCATCACTATCTGCCAGCCGTGTTGTATGGAGCACTGCACTGACTTGTGCAGTTGGTCTCTGCTCTCCGGGACAATCAAAGCGTATGGCTTCGGCACGCTTTCTTCCGCATAGCGCAGATTCTGCAGAGAGAATTCGAGGAGCGAGTAGTAGTTGCTTGATGAAGAAGAGCTTTTGAACGTCACGTTTTCGATACCATTTCCACTCAGACATGAAGTGAACGCTAGTGCAGTTGCATTTTGTGATGAGTATGCCACAACCGCATCTCGGCCTCCCAAATTTACAACCCACAACAATGCAAACAAGCTAAACATTCTCATATAACTCCAGAAAGCCATCATATATGAACTTGATCCAAAACTGATCAAGTCAGTTATAATGTTCTTAATACTCAAAGCGCACTTTGGCCCTTATTTATAACCGAAAGTACGTATGAAAATatctttcaaattcaaatattCCAGTCCACAGTAAAATCCTTCTAGAGGCTGCGGACATTTTCGCTTACGCCTATCAATGGGTGACTTTGTAGAGCACGTAGGGTAACGGCTTTCATATTCAAATTTTCCTGTGCGACATAAAATCTTTGAGGCGACTGGACCTTCGGTATGCACGGTTGATTTTTTGATCGCGTGCCCAGCAATATTTATTTTAGTCTCCCTACGTCTTTATCATCTTATGCAAGAGAAACTGAACTGTTTACCATCATCCGCTTAGAGTTACTGGTCATTTATCTATCATGGCGTAAGATTTGACGACTTAAATTTATCTCATTTCTATTCTCTCCTGGCTGCCAACAGAATTACTTGTGAATACGTTCAATGCAAATAATTCTAATGTTTCAACCAATTTTAAGAAGAAAATATCTTTGAACGAAGTGTTGAATGGTATCATTTTtacataatataaataaaatttttcCTTATTATGGCGTAAGATCTGACGACTTCAATTTTATTCTTTCCTGGCTGATGGCAGAATTACCTGTGAATACATTGAATGGAAATAATTAAGAAGTATCTTTGAACAAAATGTTTAATGTCGTCATTTTCACATATTGTCagtaaaatttatttttcttatgaacaattattatttcatttatttctGAATTCTAAGGAGAAATCAAATTTATTATCTAATCATATTAAATAGATTTTACTCATTCTAAAATATGAAAATGTAGGATTAAATTAGGTTCTTCTcacttgtaattttttattttttattttttctaagacATTGACTTTGtcacaatattattatttttataagtaACAATTACAGTTGTAATTGGACATAAGAGTAATAATGTTTAGTGTGACAATGTTAGGTTCTTGGAGATTAGTTAGACTTTGAGGGAacaatttttatatattattttgtgCAAGATAGACATCTTAGGTAATAGAACACTCCTCATAAATAACACCCGTGTTTTATGTTTCTAGCTTTAGAAATTCTATTACTATTATGAGTTTTAATTAAGCATATAGATTTCCTTTGATGGATGTGCTGTGAATGTTTCCATCCTAAGGATTGTGTTGTACCTTGTATTCCAATGTCCAATGCAAACAAGCCATACATTAGTTTGGATTGATGGGGGTCTTCCAAAGTCCTACTATATCGAATTTGTAGTTGGACCTAGTTATGTGGCTAATAGCTACACAAATGGTGTGGGGTTAGGTATAGAGATCACTACTAGACATTTTATCTTGTTTATATTATCTTTCTAACAAAAAATTTAGAGCATCTAGCATTTTGTAACATCGTAAATTACATCCCTATGCAATTTATTTCTTAGTGAGGCCCTATTTTAGCATTTACGACCTTTCGCATCAGGTTTCATTCTTTTTAGCTCAATTCCACATGTCATTTCAACTTCTTCCTCCCATTTTGGACCTCAAGTCTAAATTTATGGCCACATTGGAGGAAGCATGGTGCCCTACTCTCGCGAGCGGGATGATCAAGGCGCCATGCTCCACAATGTTTGGGCCCAAATTCAAAGCACTTAATAGTCATCATAGTTAAGAGAGAAATATTTTCCCATGTCAGCCTGCTCTGAGTTTTGCACCCCAAaatgcttgggagaggtatataagcatggtatcctccctcattttagATCTAGAAGGCTTAACCATGAAATAAGCATAGGAGGAGAACTCAAGGCATTTAATTCCACCATACTCTTCATTATGGCAACTTTCATGCAAGCATTCATTTTGTGATGTCCTTTTAGGTCTTTTGTGTAGTCATtatattgcatcaaaatttgtgaTCACCTTTAGAGAAGCATTTTTATCATCAACGTATCTGACATTCTCATTCTCAAATCTAGCCTTTGTTATATATTAGCACACTTTCCTTTCAATTACATTTCAATTATTCTTCATagttaattccaaacttggggtttgaattaggcaaaccaACTTCTACCCAGCATTTTCTCTCCAATCTGCATGAAAGAACAGGTGATAGACCTACATAAATAGGCACAAAACACATAGGTAGAGATCTATAGTCTGCAATTTCTCAAAGTTGAAACTACCAGGAGTGTGCCAAGCAAATTGTCATAGTCCCAAGAGATGGCCAAGCAAATCATCTTGCTCCCTTCACTTCTACCTAAAATTTAGATTGTGGGTTAATTAAAATATGCTCTAGTGAATATTTTGTTGGAATCGGTTTAGATTAGTTCACTATCTCCCTATGCACACAGAAACTTGGTCACCTTATCACCCTATTTTATATTCTTCCTCCTAAATTGCAAAGTCATCTTTCAGGTACCCCCATGAGAAACCACTAAATTAATGTTGTGCATAAGAACATCTTGAGCCAAGTGGACCAGTCTTCCTCTCAAAGTGATTAAAGCAGAAATAGGTCTTAAGCTTCCTAATTTGCCTATTCAAGCTAGTGAGCCATATTTCCCCACTTGACACATTCATGATTCTCATTTACCTATAAGTTATGTCTTCATAATTTTATTATAGTTTACTTGACTTGATAACTAAGGTGGTAATTTAAGAGTAAGATTGATGATGGTTAGTTTAAATATAACACTAACATGCTATTATTTCCTGGTATCAAACATATTATCAAAGATAAAGTATAATTTTCATGCAATCAAGAAATGCAAATCCAAAATACTGAATAGAAACTTAAATCTTGATAAGAAAGACACAAAATCACATATTCTTTATAGCTCAACACTTCATCATATTGAATCCACAACAAATAGTTATTTGTGTATCAATTTGTATGTGCATTTTCAAATTTCTAAACCATGAGTTTTCGCTAGTATTTACTTCCCTATTTGGTGATAGTCTCCAACTCATGTCTAAAAGGAAAAACACTATCCTACAGTCACCTCAATAAATTGACAGGGTAGTTAGCTTGATATCAACACAATCCACTTAAAAATTTAagaattatatttcattttcactattttgaatataaaaaacacaattacaataatttatattatatctaTCTAATATAAATGATTAATCAacatatttttataaataataacTCATATTTTTAGTCTAGAACCAAAGGACAAATTTGAATAACATAGTCTAGAGGGTTATAGGTAATGTAATACAACACAATCATATCATCCCAAATATAAGCTTAATTAAATCCACAATGTGAGCTTTGATTCTCCATCTCATCCAACCATGCAATCCACATGCTGTGATTTATATATGCACACATGTCAAATTATTCACACTCATGAAAACTACTAGTAATGAATTATAAATAATTAGTAGAAGGGTATATAAAATGATCAAACAAAATTGGCACAAAAATATAGGGATCAGTAAGAATAATTATTGTATTTATGGCCATTCATTATGGCTATAGAaaatttttcaaaataattattttttattaagggaaaacaggttttgatgtgTCCTTGAAACCCAGTACATTaggaagatcaaaagataagcattaacgcacagctaagaaaaagacaacaacaaaagaaaagaCAATTGGCATACAAAATGCCAGCAAGCAAAAGATTAGAGCAGACTGAAAACCAAAAATGACCAATAGAAGGACGGACTTAgatcaaattttgaagcatctctGCCGCTTCCAGCTCCAATTGATCCATAGTTTTTGTAGCCCACTTGATATCCTCTATTTCTTTGCTCTGGTTCTGCATCGTTTTAGTACTGGCTCTGGTTCTTCTTCCAAGCCAAATTTCCTTATCCTTGGGGGCTTCATCTTTGACCTCAATAACACCCTCCGTTGATTTATCCCTTTGGTAGATCTCCAGCTTGCGGACGAGGGTTTTCATGCTCGTCGAGGCAGCCTTCATGATCCTGTGGCTCTGTTACCCAATTTTTTTAAGTGTATTTTCAATACCATCCAGTTTGCGATCAGTAGCATCTGCTCTATTTTCCAAGCAAGTAAAATTGTTGCGGTTGGCATTTATAATCTCCCCCGCATTACCAATTGCCTTGGTTAGCTCACTTAGACAATCTGGGAGGGAGTTGAATTTTCTAGAACCTAAGGCCTATAGGGTTTTGATTTTCCCAGCTTCATTGGCTTGCTTGACTTTTATGCCCTCGATTTCTTTTTGAATCCAGTTGAGCACTTGTTGATGTTCTTCGTTCCGTTATTTATACAAAGACCTATGTCCACTTGGTGCTCTCCCTGGTTCTTGACATCCCTAGTATCAAGATTGACCTCCAGACTAACCTCCCTGTCCTCGGTGTTTTGATCATCTTTCGTAGTCATGTCCTCATCCATGACGCTCTTCTGCTTCAAATCAGACCTAAGAGACAATCTTTCTTCCACCTCCCTGCTTCAAAATAATTGTTAATGACCATGACATTTTATGTTGGGGATGCCTCTACTCTATACCATCTAAATTTTTTGTGATATTCTCAAGGACAAATTTTTTTTGTGTGAATTGAATCTTCTCAATATGTAATATTAAAGCTAATACATTCTATGAGAAGATGTTAACTTAACATCTTCAATTATTCTGGGAGGTTTCATTTCTTTAACATGAatattaatagattttttttttataattttttgtaaagGTATTAATTTTAGTTTCTTCAAGCATATTTTATATCGGtataaataattttgataaagATAATTATAAAAATCATATAGTCATAAGTTTTATATTGATCAACCCGTCTATTTGATTACAAAATAAAACctctttgaaataaataaattcatctcaagaaaaatattatgtttaatgtaaattataagaaaaaatgtcaaaatgttcaATATAAATAACTACCTTTATAAAATTAGATAGTAGAGATAAGAAAGTTATTGAAAAAGTTTGACAAAGAGTTTAGAAGTTCATTTTTAACCTTCTTATGCACTAATGGTATAGATGAAAACATTGTGAAtaacatattgttttattttttattttaaagaaataaaGTCTAAAACATATATTAATATAAAAGGATTAAAAAATCCATCCATACAGTAGCCTAATACATAGGGAAACAATATTATATCTTAGCAAAGAAAGTTGCATATTACATTTGATTGCCATTGAAGATAAGGCAACAAAGAGAAAAAAGACCTTCCTTGAGAGAAACACAAATTCGTGAACTAACAAGAACATGTGATGGTACAAAAGTAAAGccaaaaaactaaatttaactacACCCATTATTTGAATTAGTTCTCATCATCATACTAATAATCAATAATATCAAGGAATTCACTTCTTTGAGAATTGGGAGAATGAGACACATGCACAAGTAGAAAATAAAGAGCTTGTGAAACATCATAGATCTATTTTACAACTTGAAGATCAAGCTCATGAAGATGGGCACAAATAGTATTTTCCATATTAAAATGCACATTTTAAGTATAGACCATGTTTGAGTACATTATAGGGGAGAATTATAGTTGGGCTTTATCTTAATCCCTGTGGTAAATTGAAACCCCGACCAATTGTTTTCCTTTGAATAAATCATAACCTTTTAAAGCCTAATCCATATATTTTCGAGGTATATAAAGATCATGAACATAATCAATCACTGATTGAAAAGGAAGGAGACACCATCCAAAGAGAGAAAAAATGAGTCTTTATAAAGAAGAGGCCAACTACCACAAACATTAAATAGTTATTAGCAAAAGGAGAATACCAATTCAAGTTTTTCTTTTAATTAGATTCACTACAAAAGGCATAGTTAAAAGCCTTAAATCTACAACTTCAAAAGTTTTGAATaggtaaaaattatatatttggaaggTTATCCACACAAAAGAACTTTATTTTCAAAGAATAGCATCATTTCAACATAGTTTATAAAACAAAAACATAATTTCCAACTTTAAACCATTCCCCCTCACCTCAATTTGAATtattattgaaaaataagattttactattttaatttacAATAAATTACCTttacttaaaattaaaaaataatgaaaattactTTCCAGTTACTTAAAACATATAGCTTAATATTTTAGCTCATCTTAAAAGAAACAATGGCAATATTCAATTGTCATAAAGGCTTTAAAGAAATGTCAACAATCACTTAGCTATAGACCATAGAAATAAAATCTACATATTTTGTTACAATAAGATTacatataatattaacattatagtATGTCCCGACCTAAAATGTCACatttttaaaactcacttttcttcaacAAATTCTATTCTTATCTTAAACATGTAGGTATGATCTTTAATGGAGTTATGAATTTTCATGTTCTATTTAAGTAAATTTAATTCATTATAAATAGTTTTTCTATATAAAATTGTGTATATATATTTCTACAATATTTTTTATTCTTACTGATGGATTATTAAATGTGATTCAAAATATTGAACCAAAATATATTCATAGTTTTATAAAAATAACTATGACCTATAAAAAGCTCTTaccataaatttaattttataaatcttAAATGAGTCTTGGTGATTAAAATTTGATTTATCATTTTTAATGGTCAAAGTCATACTCAGATAAATGTTGTCTTGAATATTTATTCATAGACTATTCAAAGGCTGCAATTGGCTATGAGACTAAATCTCTTTCCAATTATGTTTTGAAGTTTTGTTGTCTCTGAACCAAGAGTAATCTATCGTTAAGATTGGTAAAACTATTAATTTACTTATTATGATTCGATGATAATTAAAATATGATAAAATTAAACATGTTTGATGTTTTAGATGAAATCAATtgaacatatatattaaataaaagtaAACACTAAAGTTTGCATAAGATTCAAATCAATTGAATATATATTTGAACAAGTTCAGTTATCCATTATAGAgactaataaatttttaaatttgttgtTACACCAAAGGTGACACATATTAATGAACTAAGTTATTTTTCTCTCAACCAAAATGCCATAATTTCAATGTCAATCAAAATAATAATCACCAAAAACTGGTCGCAAACATAAGCGCGTATATAGTTGTTGATATCAAAACTATAACATACTAGATTTGTGTCACAAGGCAAATTTGTTTTACGTAGCTGGCACGGCAACGGCTATTTGGCATTTTCAAATCTCTGGAATAAATACGAGTCTTACGGCTATTTCCTTCGAGTTTCGGGAACGTTGACAAATTTATATCTTGTATGGAATACTCCGAAGACTTTCACATTCACAGAGATCAGTTGATTTTCTGGAAGTGTATTTGATTTCGTCATCTATGAATCTTCTATATCCTTTCCATTATAAGGCAATTGCATACGTCTTTCCACATGCAAGTCATTATAAGAGGGATTCAATACAAAAATAATTAGTATGTATTGTAAAGCAAAATGAACTTTGCAATAAAAATGTacttaatatgaattaatttaattaatagatgatagTTGTGAGAAGGGTAATTAAAGCAtatataaattcatatttaatctattgaattgcattggtaaaaaagaaataaaagtttatatatatttgtaaaaaataaattgaatataaTGTCAATTTTCAAaactatttaattttaaaattagaataagTCACGCataattgaaaaattattaaatttagaaaTGTAACATCACTTTtctaaacaaaattgaaaaaaatagaattaatttacatTAGTGAAATTTTAACCCTATTAAAGTATTCATACAATAGACACTAAAAATACATGTGTAATATTTAGATTAGTAAATAAATTTTGACATTGAATGTTACACTTAATATACACAAGTCTTGATTTTTAAAAAAGAGTTATTTATTGttcaataatatattatattaaaacaTAAACCATGCAATTTAATTGGATAATTAGAATATTAAAAGAAACCTAAAATAACTATATAAAGAATAAACACATATTTTTCTTGGTCAAAAATTTAATCTAATTATACTCTTTTTTTCAAGATACCCCGCACGACATTCATTGTAATTTTTCTATCAATTAATTATTGCATCTAATTATAGTAAGAATCATGCTTCAAAAGGTGAAACCCAAGTAGAATATATCACCCTTGGGATTAGAAAATTCTACCACCACCTTATATTACCATATAAGTGAAATTGTTAGacacttaaaaaaaaattgaaaaaaaagtgtTCTTTCTCACACTTGTTCAGTTGgctttatcaaatttattttgagAAGAAGATGTTTGGTTAATTAGAGATTTTGAAAAGGTCTTGATGTTAGTCAACTTTAGAATTTATGCCAACactaatttttatttataattaattattagttTTCTTATGGATGTTTCAAGAgacttatgatcttatttgtttataAACTCCATATAATACATATATTTTTCTTAGTCAAAAAATTAATCTATGCACCAATCATCTAttacaatgtattaataatatatgaagggtattaataGCTTGGTGCTTCCTAAGGGCTAAATAGCTATTTCCCAAAAAATAACCCTAAACCTAgccctaaccatgatgtacaccctaaccctatccataattctaaccatgatgtaaaccctaatcctaaccatgatgtaaatcctaatcctaaccctaaccatatccataattataacctaaaacctaactataaccctaacccaaGAAATAACTCtgaccataaccataaccataaccataaccatggtataaacactaacattaatcctaacccttaaccctaaccctaaccctaaccatgatttaaaccctaaccctagccattatcgaaaccataactataaccctaagcTTAGCCATAAACCTAACCATAACTCTAGACCTTAACTCTAACCTAACCAAAAccataaaacctaaccctaacaattatCCTTAGCCCTAACCATAAAATCTAATCCTAATCATTAGCCTAACACTAACCATAACTCaaaacctatccctaatcctaagagcATCATATCCATAATTGTAATACTAACTGTAAACcccaaccctaaccttaatcttaaatcataaccccaaccataatcctcaccctaaccctaagcatgatgtaaatcctaaccataagcctaaacctaaccctaatcatgaacctaaccctaactctaaccttagTCTTAACCTTAATCTTAACCCTAGCCTATTTGACTTTTTTGACTTTAGGGTGTAAAATTTTAAAAAAGTAGGCATCTCGAGTCTAGCTTTCTTTATATATCAAAACATATgatttgatataaaaaaaaaaaaaccttacacTGGAAAACTATAAGACTATATTAAAACTATAAATCTTTATATAGTCATATTTTATAAGAGTAtacatattttataatttaatatctttttacttaaaattgataaattaataaatgaaaaccTCGATATCTCTcggctttttttatatatatttctatatatataggcTAGTTATActtcattttatttttcttcaatacaATCAACTTGACATTCATTCTAAATTTCCTATCAATTAATGCCTATACTAATttccatttaaaataattattatttttcttatggATAGATCAAAAGGCTTACTAATGTTTATGAATTccctataatatttttaatttaaaagtaAGAAATAGGGTGTCAGGatagttttttttcttttctataaaTCTTACTTACTAAAATGTTTAGTATTTAGTTTGCTAAACCAAAATTTAGATGGGTAGAGTGGGTGtaaaattttggaataaaatgtATAGGTTAAGTAAGAAGGTAAAATGTAAAATTCCATAAAATAAGAATCAAAAACATCTTTAGTTGAAATTTTTAGTTCTAAAATTTCAGTTGTACATATATTTTAAAtctctttaaaaaatattaaaaaaaaaattgtcaaggcATGTTTGATAAtaattataaagttaaaataataattattattattattttatcaaagtTAAATTACTTTCAGATATTTCTTATTCTTCTCTTTTTGAAATTTATAGCTTTAGTAGATAAAGAAAGGTTTCTATTATAACAATTATttttgtatatgtgtgtgtgtgtttgtgtgtgtgtgtgtgtgttttatgtatttattataacaaaatgattttaaaatatgaaattaaaaacttTGATATACTCAatgaaaaaaaacttaaataagACAAAGAAACAATTTTAATAGTGAATATCTATTTATTTTGGCCAACTCTCTCTCTTTAAGTTTAGTGTTTTTATATAgatgtatttaaaataattttctacaatttcaACAGATTATTTGCTTCATATCTTAAATATGTAACCATCAAGAATATTTAAATtctattgaaataaattattttaataattgtatatattagtttatttttaaatatgtatTGTACTTCTTGTGAACTATatcctttataaaaaaaaattgtataaaaattaattattaaaattaaaatagataACCAAATCAATTTTCTAAATTTTATGTTAAATTTACGCTTAAATTATTATAAGTGAATCCATCAATTTTTTAGTTTGACAAACATATTCGTTCTTTAGATTAGAGCCTTATAAATAGTGTTTATAGAGCCAAAATAGTTTCATATGCAATTCCAAACAAGTtaaattgacaaataaaaattaCCAGTTTCATTTGCCTGGTTAAGTAATTTGTATGTTTCAAAACAGAAACATGTAATGTCAGGTTGaaagacatttttttttaattcatttttgaaaaatggagaCAGTTAAATTTTCAGTTTTTTATGTCCATATTCAAACTAGAGACgtgtaatttttttttgtatttttccattCCCGAAAGGCATGTATCATCAAAACCGATTGTCGggaaaaatgataattgatatCATCGAAACCGATTGTCGAAAAAAATGCCGACGTGAGTCACCCGAATTCCGGTGAGAGGTTCTCACCATATAAATAGCCTATCCgctaattataaaattaaatgtatTGGATAAAGTGTATAAAATTTTATTAGTGATGATAAATTGTTTTTcatacaattttaaaatttgactGTCATGAAATTAGAATTAGATCTTCATTTTTTGTTTTCCATTTTGAATTTT contains the following coding sequences:
- the LOC131054107 gene encoding berberine bridge enzyme-like D-1, which gives rise to MAFWSYMRMFSLFALLWVVNLGGRDAVVAYSSQNATALAFTSCLSGNGIENVTFKSSSSSSNYYSLLEFSLQNLRYAEESVPKPYALIVPESRDQLHKSVQCSIQHGWQIVMLSGGHSYEGLSSTSQAPNFVIIDVMKLERVEVNMKSKTAWVESGATLGQLYSAIANKTSLYGFPAGVCPTVGVGGTLSGGGLGLLARKYGVSADHVIDALLVDANGILVDRKGMGEDVTGNDNVTELVERWQSVEPFAPEDLYIRVFVFGGSPVSLTFNGMYLGSLPQLLKLVNEIFPEMGLVAADCNETDWIGSVISTAVANGYSADLLNRYLATKRYFKNKSDYVKSAISSSGLQGAWKIMEQKPDSQMILAPFGGVMNRIPSTRIPFPHRAGYLYEIQYVLNWDDASEDAESVAWMRKLYEYMTHYVSKSPRGAYVNYIDLDLGHASANGTSTVQQAKSWGEKYFGVNFFRLVHVKTKFDPNNIFKNAQSIPPLSHT